The following nucleotide sequence is from Arvicola amphibius chromosome 1, mArvAmp1.2, whole genome shotgun sequence.
GAGACCGTTTGGAACAGGAGCTCTAGGTTCCAGCCTCAGCTGTGACCTTGAAGAAACCACCATTTATTTTCGGACTTCTATATCCGCATCTGAAGAATGGGGATACCTCTGCTGTGCTTCATCTCCTGTACTGAGAGACTGAGAATGCTCCGGAGTGCAAGCAAACAAGATTATCAGTTTTCCCCGGGGGAACCCACACTGCTCCTATCTTAAggactgggggcagggaggggttgTGTTATACCCTTCCACCTTCCGAACAGGCAGCCAGTGGGCTTGAGGCCCCCAACACCTGCTTCCTGCCCCATTGTTTTTGACAGGAAGGAGCCTGGAAGGGAGCTGGAGCCACTTCAGGGGCCGGATTTCGGCCTGTGTCGGCGCCCATGGGGGAGTTAGTGGTCTACCACTGTCTTAAATCCCACCCCAAACTCCAGGTAATGAGGAGTTCTGCAGTCCCTCAGGATGGGAATTGCACCGCGTCTTTGGGTTTCCGCCCTCTTCCCAACCCCGGCGATTTGCAGATATAGGCTGGCCAGGCTTCGggctctgcttccttctcagtTTATTAGTCCCCACCCAACCACCCATTAAGTCCCTCCACTTCAGCCTCCATTCCCCTACTGCCCTGCCAGCAAGAGCAAGGGGCCCTCCTCAGTGCCAGGGCTTTTTCAGTCCATGCCAGCGCCCTGGTGCTCAGGCGAAGCAGCGACTAGGTCTGGCGGTCCACAGCAGTCTCCGTGCTCAGGGAGCAATTCAGGCAGGCGTTGGCGTAGAAAATGTGGCGCCCTCAGTCATCGGGGGAGCAGGCTAGGGGCAACTGATCTGGGCTGCCCACACTGCCAGTGCTGGAACTTCCATCGCCTAAGTCGCGGGGCCCGCACGGGGGCAGGGCGAGCTCGGGTGTGGGCCCGGCGCCTGAGCCCACTGCACTGCCGGGGCCACCGCGGGGGCCCCACTCTTCGCCCAGTGCCAGGCAAAGCTCCTTAAGCGCCAGGTTTTCCCGCAGCAGCTCCTCCTGGCGGCCTTCCAACTCCGCTAGCTTCTGCCAACAGCCACCCAGGTCCTCGCGCACCGCCCGGGATGCTTGAGTCCCGAAGAGCTGCCACTGGCGCGCCGCACGCCGTCCCCGCTGGCGCTCCGAGTCCAGGAAGCAGCAGAGATCGCGCAGCTCCCGGTTCTCCGCCTGCAGGCGCCGGTTGAGCTGTTTGAGCTCACGGATCTCGCCCAGGTGACCCTGCAGCTGCCGATTCACCTCCTGCATCAGGCGGCCGCGCTGCACCAGCGCTGCCAGGCGTGCCGCCTCCTCCCGCCGCAGGCGCCGCACCAGCTCCTCCTTACCCAACGCCGCCATCTCCTCGTCCGTCAGCTCCTCCAGGCCTCCTGCTTCGGCCTCCATGGCTGATCAGGCAGCTGCAGCATCGCCCGCCCGCCGCCGAGGCTCTGGAGCCCCTCCTCGGGCCGGTTGCCGCTCAGGCTCCGACCCGGGCTCTGGCTCTGAGGATGGCAAGCTGTGGAGGAGGGAGTGTAGGATGCAGCAGCCACCCCGGGGTGGGCACGAGGCTGGGCGCGCGCCGGGGTGGGGCCTCTCGATGTTGAAGAAGAACAGCCAATCCGGAAAGTCTTCTGGGAAGGGGCGGAGCCTAAGGCTATAGCTCTTGTCTCTTCCCACTCCGGACTTGAGTGTCACGACCCTCTAACAGTAAGGAccttttctgtccttcccttctATGGTCATCTCCACAGAACTTAAAGGCGTTGTGGGATTCCATGTCCCAAATCACCTCAAGCACTTTTTGAGAGCCGATGTTCAGGTGTCTGCCTTTGACTCCTGCCCACCCAGCAACAGAACTTAAACAGATGGCTTCCCAGGCTCTTCTTCCTTGGCCAGAACTCTCAAGCATCACTCCCAGCTACTCCGAATCCAGAGTCCAAAGGTCCTGGCTCATTATCAaccaaccctccctccctcc
It contains:
- the Ccdc85b gene encoding coiled-coil domain-containing protein 85B isoform X1; translation: MEAEAGGLEELTDEEMAALGKEELVRRLRREEAARLAALVQRGRLMQEVNRQLQGHLGEIRELKQLNRRLQAENRELRDLCCFLDSERQRGRRAARQWQLFGTQASRAVREDLGGCWQKLAELEGRQEELLRENLALKELCLALGEEWGPRGGPGSAVGSGAGPTPELALPPCGPRDLGDGSSSTGSVGSPDQLPLACSPDD
- the Ccdc85b gene encoding coiled-coil domain-containing protein 85B isoform X2, producing MEAEAGGLEELTDEEMAALGGEPGAARSLLLPGLGAPAGTACGAPVAALRDSSIPGGARGPGWLLAEASGVGRPPGGAAAGKPGA